In Novosphingobium sp., the genomic window ACACCAGCCGCAACGTGGAAAACGGCAGCGAACACACCACCCGCCCGGCCGAGAAACTCGCCCCATCCGCGCAGGTCACCGTCGCTCCCGTGGCGGTGGTGTCGATGGCCACCACCTCGCGGCCCAGCATGACATCGCCCTTGAGCTGGCGCGCCATTGCCTGGGGCAGCAGCAGATTGCCACCCTTGACCGCCAGTGACTGCGGCCCTGCCGTGGCCTGCGCCTTCACAAAGCCATCGTTAAATTCCAGCATCAGGGCCGAAACGTCATGGGCATTGGTGCCGTAATAGGGCGAAACGTCATTGGCCAGACGGATCGCCGCCTCCGACAGCCCCTGGGCCGAGAGGAAAGCATGCAACGAGACGTCAAGCGGCGCATTGGCGGCATCAGCCCATTGCGTCCAGTCCTTGAGCGGAGTGTTGCGCGCGACCAGCACGCTCACCACCTCGGCGGGCATCATGGATTTCATGGCCTCGGGGAAAGGATTGGCCGGATGGCGCGCCCATTCCTCCCGGTTGAGCGGTTTGCCATTGATGTAGAGCGCAGGCGGCGGGCCGATCCGGTAGCGCGGAGCCACATCGACCAGTTCGACCCCGGCGCGCTTTGCCGCGTCGATACCCCGGCCATAGCCGGCCGCCATCGAATTGAAGCCCATCTCCGGATAGCCCGGCTGGTCAAGCAGGGTCATGATACGGCCGCCGACACGCTGGCGCCCTTCTATCACCGCCACCCTGAGGCCCTGCTGTTCCAGCAGACAAGCGGTGTTAAGGCCCGAGATCCCTGCTCCCAGCACGATCACATCGAGCCCGCGCGCAGGCTTTGCCGAGCGGACACCGCGCGCCAGGGCGGGCGAGCCCGCCAGCAGCCCCGCAGCCCCCAGCCCCAATGTGAATCCGCGCCGGTCGAGCCCCATCGTCAAACTCCCTTAGCCTCGTCAGCAATCGACACGTCTCCACGCGCGGTGTCGATGAAGCCGGGATATCGTCACCACCAGTCGGATAGGTGCGGCTCGGTTTCAAGACTTCACCGCCAAAACCACCATGATGGCGCTGTATTCGTGTTACGGCAGGGCTAAGGCTGGCAGCCCCCGCACAGGGGGAAAGGGAGACATCGATGAGCAAACTGCGCCTTGCGCTGATGAATCTGGCAGCTGGCACCATGCTGGGTGTCCTGGCCCCGCATGTCTGCGCGGCGCAGACGGCCAATGCCCAGCCTGCGACCCACCCCTATCTCACGATCGAGCAGTTGCGCGCCCGCTATCGCGATCCGGCCAGCCACTTCATCACCGTCAAGGGCGCGGACATCCATTACAAGGACGAGGGGCCGCGCGGCGCGCCGGTGCTTTTCATGGTCCACGGCTCGGTTTCGACCCTTGGCACCTGGGATGTGGTGGCCGAGCGGCTCAAGAGCCGCTATCGCATCATCCGTTATGACATTCCTGGCTATGGCCTGTCGGGCGCGGTGTCCGATGCAGTGGCCAAATCGGTAGAGCCGGTCGATCTGGCCATCGGGCTGCTCGAAGCGCTCCATGTCAATAAGGTCACCTTCATCGGCGTGTCGAGCGGGGGCACGATGGGCATGTATCTGGCCGCCAAACGCCCCGACATGGTAGAGCGGCTGATCCTCTCGAACACGCCGTCCGACCCGGTCACCTACGATCATCTGGTGATGCCCAAGGCCTTTCTCGATGCGCAGGCGCGGGCCAAGGCCGCTCATGGTTTTCAGGACCGCGATTTCTGGGATCAGTATCTGACCTATTTCGCGGGCGATCCCAAGCGGATCAGCAAAGCGACGCGTGACAAATATTACGACTACAATCGCCGCACGCCTGAAAAATATCCCGTCGCCATGGTGGCGCGCATCGGTGACGGCAAACAGGCCGCCATCGACATGGCCAAGGTGACCGCGCCCACCTTCCTCATCTGGGGCGGCGCCGACCCGCTGCTGCCCGAAGCCGCGGCCAATGCCATCACGCGCTATCTTTCGCATGCCACCATCAGCCGGGTCATCATGCCCGAGGTCGGCCATTACCCGCCGCTCGAAGTGGGCGACCGCTTTGCCCAGCTCGTTGCCGCCTACATCGAGGCGGCGACCCCCAAGCTCTGAGACCTGTGCCATGACCGCCCACACCCTCTACGAAAAGCTGTGGAACGCCCATGCCGTGGCCGAACTGCCCGGCGGCGAGACACTGCTTTATATCGACCGCCAGATCCTGCACGAGGTGTCGAGCCCGCAGGCCTTTGTCGCCATGCGAGAAGCGGGGCGCCAGCTTCGCCGCCCGGAAACGCATCTGGCCGTGGCAGACCATGCCGTGCCCACCCGCTCACCCCGCGCCGATGGCATCCGCCGCGGCACCATTGCGGACCCGCAGGCCGCCGCCCAGATCGCCGAGCTGGAAAGCAATGTGGCCGAGTTTTCCGTGCCCTATGCCCAGCTTGACGGCAGCGAACAGGGCATCGTCCATGTGATCGGGCCCGAAAGCGGGTTTACCCTGCCCGGCACCACCATCGTCTGCGGTGACAGCCACACCACCACCCATGGCGCCTTCGGCGCGCTGGCCTTTGGCATCGGGGCCTCGGAACAGGGCACGGTGATGGCCACGCAATGCCTGCGCCAGAAGCGGGCGCGCACCATGCGCATCGAGCTGACCGGCCAGCGTTCGCCCATGGTCTATGCCAAGGACATCGCGCTGGCGATTATCGCGCGCATCGGCGCCGATGGCGCGGCCGGCCATGCGGTGGAGTTTACCGGCGAGGTACTGGCCACCATGAGCATGGCCGAGCGCATGACCCTGTGCAACATGATGATCGAGGCAGGCAGCCGCGTGGGCCTCGTCGCGCCCGACGAGGTGACGTTTGAGTATCTGAAAGGCCGCCGCCTGGCGCCCAGGGGCGCGACGTGGAGAAAGGCCGTGGCCGCCTGGCGCGAGTTGCGCAGCGATCCCGGCGCCCGGCATGACCGCGTGCTGGCGATCGATGTCTCGACCCTGGCCCCGCAGGTGAGCTGGGGCACCACGCCCGACCAGACGCTGCCCATCGGCGGCCACCTGCCCGACCCGGCCGCCCTGCCCGAAGGCCCAGCCCGCCGGCAGGTGGAAAAGGCGCTGGCCTATATGGGGCTGGAGGCCAGGCAGAGCATCACCGGCGTGCCCATCACCCACGCCTTCATCGGCAGTTGCACCAACGGACGGATCGAGGACATCCGCGCCGCCGCCGCCATAGCCAGGGGCCGCAAGGTGGCGCCGGGGGTCAAGGCCATCGTCGTGCCGGGGTCTGCCGCCACCCGCGCCCGCGCGCAGGCCGAGGGACTGGACGCCGTGCTCATCGAGGCGGGCTTTGAATGGCGGCTGGCGGGCTGCTCGATGTGCGTGGCCATGAACGATGACCGGCTGCAACCGGGCGAGCGCTGCGCCAGCACCAGCAACCGCAACTTCGAGGGACGTCAGGGGCCGGGCGGGCGCACCCATCTGATGAGCCCGGCGATGGCCGCCGCCGCTGCCATTGCCGGCCATATCGCCGATGCGCGGGAGTATGCCGCATGACTGAGCCTTTCACCACGCTCTCGGGCCCGGCAGCGCCCATGCCCGAAGAGAACATCGACACCGATATCATCTTCCCTGCCCGCTTCCTGCTGATTACCGCCAAGGCTGGCCTTGGCGGTTATGCCTTCCACGACCGGCGTTATGACGCCAACGGCGTGCCACTGCCCGATTACGTGCTCAACAAGGCTCCCTTCCACAGCGCGCCCTTCATTGTGGCGGGGGCCAATTTCGGCTCGGGCTCCAGCCGGGAACAGGCGGTCTGGGCGATCGCGGGGCTGGGCGTGCGCTGCATCATCGCGCCCGGTTTCGGCGAGATCTTCAACGCCAATTGCCAGCGCAACGGCGTGCTGCCCATCACCCTGCCCGCCGATAAGGTGGAGGAGCTGATGGCCTCGGCGCAGGCCGGGCAGACTTTCAGCGTCGATCTCGAAGCGCAGACGCTGACTGTGGGCAACCGCCACCTCTCCTTCGACATCGCGCCCGAACGCAAGCTGGCCCTGCTCAATGGCTGGGACGAAACCGCCGTGCTGCTGCACCAGTTTGCGGGCGACATTGCCGAGTTTGAAACACGCCAGAAGGCCAGTGCGCCCTGGCTCTATGCCAAGGACGATGCATCATGAGCGACGACCTGCTCGAAAACTACCGCCGCGCCTACAACACCAAGGTGGGGTTTGGCGCGAAACCGGCACTGGTGATGATCGATTTCTGTCGCGCCTATTACGAGCCGGATTGCGATCTTTACTGCGGCCAGCCAGTGTTCGACGCGATTGAAAGCGCGCTGCGCGTGCGCGAAGTGGCCCGCGCCAAGGGCGTGCCGGTGATCCTGACTTGTGTGCAGTATCATGCCAGCGGGTTGGACGGCGGACGCTTCTTCGAGAAAGCGGCGCCCCTACGCTATTTCGTGAAAGGGCACCCGATGGCCGAATGGGGCCCGGGCCTCACGCCTCATGATGACGAGCTGGTCATCCCCAAGCAATATCCCA contains:
- a CDS encoding FAD-dependent oxidoreductase, encoding MGLDRRGFTLGLGAAGLLAGSPALARGVRSAKPARGLDVIVLGAGISGLNTACLLEQQGLRVAVIEGRQRVGGRIMTLLDQPGYPEMGFNSMAAGYGRGIDAAKRAGVELVDVAPRYRIGPPPALYINGKPLNREEWARHPANPFPEAMKSMMPAEVVSVLVARNTPLKDWTQWADAANAPLDVSLHAFLSAQGLSEAAIRLANDVSPYYGTNAHDVSALMLEFNDGFVKAQATAGPQSLAVKGGNLLLPQAMARQLKGDVMLGREVVAIDTTATGATVTCADGASFSAGRVVCSLPFSTLRLVSITPGLTGVQARGVTTMPYQPLSIAFLTATAPFWEEDGIAPGMWTDGTVGTVMPQRFGATDQAITGFTVQARGALAHYWDAMGKDGALAYVIAGIEAMRPAARGKLRGVAYFSWVGERFNLGDWAYFSPGQVAGVMGEIAKPVGRLHFCGEHTATGARGLEGALESSERVALEVLSA
- a CDS encoding alpha/beta hydrolase, which translates into the protein MSKLRLALMNLAAGTMLGVLAPHVCAAQTANAQPATHPYLTIEQLRARYRDPASHFITVKGADIHYKDEGPRGAPVLFMVHGSVSTLGTWDVVAERLKSRYRIIRYDIPGYGLSGAVSDAVAKSVEPVDLAIGLLEALHVNKVTFIGVSSGGTMGMYLAAKRPDMVERLILSNTPSDPVTYDHLVMPKAFLDAQARAKAAHGFQDRDFWDQYLTYFAGDPKRISKATRDKYYDYNRRTPEKYPVAMVARIGDGKQAAIDMAKVTAPTFLIWGGADPLLPEAAANAITRYLSHATISRVIMPEVGHYPPLEVGDRFAQLVAAYIEAATPKL
- the leuC gene encoding 3-isopropylmalate dehydratase large subunit, which gives rise to MTAHTLYEKLWNAHAVAELPGGETLLYIDRQILHEVSSPQAFVAMREAGRQLRRPETHLAVADHAVPTRSPRADGIRRGTIADPQAAAQIAELESNVAEFSVPYAQLDGSEQGIVHVIGPESGFTLPGTTIVCGDSHTTTHGAFGALAFGIGASEQGTVMATQCLRQKRARTMRIELTGQRSPMVYAKDIALAIIARIGADGAAGHAVEFTGEVLATMSMAERMTLCNMMIEAGSRVGLVAPDEVTFEYLKGRRLAPRGATWRKAVAAWRELRSDPGARHDRVLAIDVSTLAPQVSWGTTPDQTLPIGGHLPDPAALPEGPARRQVEKALAYMGLEARQSITGVPITHAFIGSCTNGRIEDIRAAAAIARGRKVAPGVKAIVVPGSAATRARAQAEGLDAVLIEAGFEWRLAGCSMCVAMNDDRLQPGERCASTSNRNFEGRQGPGGRTHLMSPAMAAAAAIAGHIADAREYAA
- the leuD gene encoding 3-isopropylmalate dehydratase small subunit is translated as MTEPFTTLSGPAAPMPEENIDTDIIFPARFLLITAKAGLGGYAFHDRRYDANGVPLPDYVLNKAPFHSAPFIVAGANFGSGSSREQAVWAIAGLGVRCIIAPGFGEIFNANCQRNGVLPITLPADKVEELMASAQAGQTFSVDLEAQTLTVGNRHLSFDIAPERKLALLNGWDETAVLLHQFAGDIAEFETRQKASAPWLYAKDDAS
- a CDS encoding isochorismatase family protein, with protein sequence MSDDLLENYRRAYNTKVGFGAKPALVMIDFCRAYYEPDCDLYCGQPVFDAIESALRVREVARAKGVPVILTCVQYHASGLDGGRFFEKAAPLRYFVKGHPMAEWGPGLTPHDDELVIPKQYPSAFFATSLASTLTAMGVDSVMLTGLSTSGCVRASCVDAMSHGFRTSVIADACGDRHAGPHEANLFDMNAKYADVVSEADAIAYLETL